The Candidatus Kaelpia imicola genome includes the window GACGAAGTTAAAGATAATGCTAGTAGTTATCGTATTAATATAGCAGATGGAATTGTTCTTGATTTTGGAGCTATTATGGAAGTTAGCGCTGATGATTTAGTATCTTTTGCTCTTCAAAAAGGTATCGATATTAAAACATCTAAAGATATAGCTAAGGTTTATTCTATTATTATGCAGTTTGCTAATTATAAAGGTAAAAGTTATGCTGGGTTCTTTCCTTATGCTTATGAGACCAAAGAGCGTGAGAGAGTTTGGGCCTTAGCGCGTTCTATTGCTAGGAAAAATAATCTTCAAGATGTATATGGAGTAGGGCCTATCTACGAACATTCAACAGCACAATTTTTGCAACAAGGACCTGACTTAGGTATCTCTATATTCGTTGTTATAAATAGTAAAGGTAGTACTATTATTCCAGAAGATGAGATAGTAGGATTTAGCTGTGGAATGCAGAATGCACTTCAAGCTCTTGGAACTCAAAAGGCTCTCTTTGATGCGGGCAGGTATACTGTAAGAATTGAGATAGAAAGAGTGTTGACAGAGAGAAACCTGAATTATTTAAAAATATTTTTCGAGAAAATTTAGATTTAAAATAGAGAACACCTCTAATCTTTATTGCTACGTTTTTAAAAAGAATTCTAACAAAATCTTTCTTTCTACGGCCAAATTTTGCTTATAGTATCGGGGTCTTTTAACAAATCTACCACATCCGGCCAGAGAATCAATGTTTCCCCGTCGCTTCTAATGGATTCTCGGGCAAGATTAAGAACTGCGTCAAGGTATCCTTCTCTATACTCATCGTTTATTTTTTCTCCAATTTCAAAATTATCTACCAGAGCCGGAACAATTGCGGTTTTACCAAACTGGGGAAGTTTATTTATAATGATATACTGGCCATCTTCGATTTTGATTCTACCCACTATGTCATTAGAATCTCTTTCAATATCTACAGAGCCGCTTGCATTTTCTCCTGTTAAAGGTATCCATTCAGAAGAGATTGCTGTTTTAACCCCATTTTTGTCCTCAACTTCCAAGTGAGATCTAACTTTTTGCCAGTAGAGCTTGCCGTTGGCAATCCATATTTCGTAAAAGTAGTCTTCACTTTCATTGTTTGAATTATAATCAAAATTGTCGGTTTCTCCTATTCGAGTGCTCTCTATATGGTAGAGGAAAAAATCGTTAGCATACTGGGTTAAAACTAAATCCATAGCTCCAATCTCTTGCTCCATTTCCTCAATCCCTTGATTTAAGTTTTGAATCTCCTGTTTTAAGTTTTGAATCTCCTCTGAGTCTGGGTCAATCTCTTTTGCTGCTCCTAAAGCTTCTTGCTTTGTATTTTTTTCTGCTACTTTATCTTCTAGAATCCATGACTTTTCTCCTCTTCTTCTGCCTAATTCTGATAAAAACTTTACAACTGTTTCCCTGTCTGTACGTAAACCTTCAATATCTCCTATGAATTGTTCTGTAAACTCAACAAAATTATCGCGATTTTCATTTTCTTCGCTGTATTTTTGAATAATTGTATTTTCCAATTTATCTAAATTGCTTAAATCTAACTCGTCATTTTCAGCTAAATTTTGAACTATACCTGCTAAGGCGTCCATCGTATCTGCTGTTTCAGTAAATGCTTTACCAAGTGCCTGTAGCCGTTCCATCTCTTTCCCCGGCCCCTGGAGGTTAGCGCTGGCAGTATAAGCGGCGTTATATCGCTCAATTGCAGCTTCATAAAAATACCGTGCTGTTCCACCGACAACTTCTGTAAAATCCTGATATGAGATAACATAAATTCTTTCATCTATCTTTCTTATCTGAGCTCCAGCTACCATAGAGAACATTGAAGTGACCTTTCCTTCCATTGCCTGAGCGATAATCCATTTTACATAAGGCGGTTCTTCAAGGCGTAACTGCCTTCCTATAGAAGGGAATGGAATAGCAACGCTAAACATTCCGCGGTTAAAGATTATATACGTATCGCTGGCAAACCCCATAACCCCCTCATTCAAAAATGCTGAACGATGAGTATGCTGTAGATTAACCATGCTGAAATCTTTATTTACATCACGATAAACATACTGTATTGCTTGAGCGCGGCCTGATGTATCTTGGTCTCCGACAAATGGATAAGCTACATAAATAATTGTATCTTCTAAAATGCTCTGCAAATGATTGACAAAATCATCAGATTCTCCGGGTATCCCTAATATCCCGCGCATATCAGATTTTGAAAGAGGCAGATTTGTCTCCCCAACAGTTTTACCCAGAAAAGCAACCTGAGAAAATGTATTAACCGGTAAAATTGTAAACGAAACTTGATTGTCTTCTTCTTTTGTGCCCCGCTCTATGTAGCCTTCATTATCAGTATAGAAAAAGTCGCTTACTCGTATCATATAGTCAGCCAAATCCATTAATGATTGACATCTAAAAGGTGTTATTTCAAATCCTGCTTCTTTAGATTTTTCTAAGAAGTAATCAGCTAATTTTTGAATCTCTTCCGTTGCTTGAGCTATAAGCCCTGTTTCTCCATCTTCAGAGAAGCTAAAGTAGTCCCTCTCTAGCTGTCTAAATCTGATGTCATTATCATTCCAGTATTTATATAGAGTTTCTTCATCTTCAATTCTCGTATCTATTTCCCTTGCTGCGTTAATTAGCTTCTTCATTTGCTCACCTTGTGCTGTTATTCTTCCGGAATTAATTTCAGCTCTTTTTTCTGCAGTGCCCGTATATGTTTCTGGCGAGGCATCGTCGTCCATATTCATAACTATTACATTTCCTTTTGCCAGAGCCATTAAAAACATATGGTTGCGTACGCCGGAGATATGTTTAAACATATTATCTTTTAGATATTCTTCTAGTTTATTAAAATTAATTTTATTATTTTCTATAACACTTTCTTTTAACAAAATATTCTTAATTATTGGATCAAGAGTATTGTTTGATAATTTTGAGTCATATTCTTTTTTCAATTCCTCAGCATAAATCTCTACTAATCTATTTGTTTCCGGTATATCTGTATCTGTGCCTATTGCGCTATGAGTGATTGATGCTTCCGGAAATGTATTTCTTAACTCAGCTATATGTTCTTTATTCTGAGTTAGTAGTCTATGTTTTTCATATTCCTCCGGACTTGTAAATTTTGTAGGATCAGGGTCTTTTGTATTATCTATGATTACGATTGGTGCATAGTGGTTAAAGATACGGTAATTTTCCAGCTCTACTTCCAACTGGCTGTTTAGCGCCTCTGGCCGGTTCATAGTAGCAATATATACTGCATCAGGAGTAAGTTTCTCCAGTTCAATCACTTGTCCGGCTAAAGCCGAAGCGCGATAAATTTTATTTAAAGGATCAAAATAAATGAATTGCTGCCCGTATCTGTCAGTAAGTATAGAAAGTGCGAGTTCAGGAATAAGGGCAGAAAGAGTAGGATCTGCTTCTTGTTGAGCCGCTAAATAGAATACTGATGGCTTATCTTCTTGTTCTACTGATGTCTTATCTTCTTGTTCTTGGGTTATATCCTTTTTTATTAAATGCTCTAATCCTGTTTTAGTTGCGATAAGGTTTATATCTATATTGGAATTAAAAGCTTTTTTTCTCAAGCTATATTCATCGTAAACATAATATTTGCCATTCGGAAGTTCTAAAACATTGATAATTGGTCCTTCTAACTGGCGCATTGTCCAGAGAACTTTTTGTATTTCATCCACATTGTATAAATCATCGATAATGACAGCATCGCGGAAGCCGAAAACAACTTGCATTAAATTGGTATTATTTGAAATCTGTTCTAAGATTTGAGGGGCATAATTATATTTTGTATCCTGGACAGCAAGAGCTTCCAAGCCGATTTTCATAGCACGGCTGCGAGTGACTATTCTGTCTCGGGCATGTATAATTTCGGCAATTTTTTGTATTTTTTCATTGCTGAATTTTTGACCTAATAAAAACGTTCCAATTGCTTCAAGCTGAGTTTCTTCCTGTGCGTTCCCTAACCATGTGTTTCTCTGTGCTCTTAATCGAGCAGCTCCTGATTCAGGGTCTAGTTCTTTATTGAGATTATTTTTTAAAAAATTTACTACTTCTGTAGAGGCAATTGTTCCTAGTTCCTCTAATATTTCATTGCGTTCTTGTTCTGAAAACTGTCTTAAGTATGCTATAGAATACACAAGTCCAACAGCGTTTCTTTCCATTTGATCAGTAGCAGTATTTTGAAATAACGTATCGACATAATAAGGCAAAGTTAATACTCTTTTTGCTTCATCTGAAAGGGAAGAAGATTCTATATTCTTTAGTGTTGGCCAATTAGGTATTGATAAATCACGTTTTGCTTCTATATTTGCTAACTCTAAAGGAATTGCACCACGGTTATTAAGAAATTGTTCCTGGTGAGATGTAATTGTTGCTGTAATTATTCTTCGTGCTTGAACATCGGGTACAGATGTTATGCTGATTAAAATAAAAGCAATAAGAGAAATTCTGACAAATACAGAAAGATTTTTGTTTTTCATTACCCCCCCCTCTTTTTATTCTTTATTACTAAAAACTCTACTCCTATCTTCTAATATAGAAGTACTCTATTTAATGTATGTTGTCAAGTATGTGTTAAAGTGATTAATATATATGAGTCTTTATATATTATATGGTTAGAGATTGATTTATGAAAAGTTAGCTATTTCTTCTCGTTTTAGTTTTCGTAGAGAAGGTTACTTTATAAAGAGTATAAAAGAGATAATAAAATTAAAGGATTATTAAGGTATTTTTAGAATAGAAAAGCTGGGAAATGAATTTAAAAAATAAGTAAATTGATATTTATTTTACATTTTAAAATTTAATATTAGATATTCTCCTTGACGCTTTATTTCTATGTATTTACAATAAATACTAGAGAGAAACCCCGGGACTGGGGATAATTTGTTCAGGTTCAAAAGAACCTATTAGGAGGTGAGTATATGGACTGGAAAGCAATACTTTGGGATCCGGTGAGCGGTATATTTACCCGTGCAGTTAACTTTCTACCCACCCTCATAAGCGCATTAGCAGTTCTTGTTATTGGTTGGTTTGCTGCTAAGACGATACAGAAGATTACATCCAAGGTCTTCTCCTGGCTTAAACTTGATATGCTCTCTGATAAATCCGGCTTATCAAACCTCTTAAGCAAAGGCGGGATAAAGCAGACTTTCTCACAACTTCTGAGTGTGCTTCTCTATTGGTTTGTAATGCTGCTTGTATTTATCTCAGCTCTAAACATCTTAAAACTCAACGTGCTTGCCCAGCTTATGGATAAAATCATCTTCTATATTCCTAATGTAATAGCAGCTGTGTTTGTTGTTGTTGTTGGGATGTATCTTGCATCTTTCTTATCAGGCTTGGTTAAGACTGCAATGAGAGGAGTTGGAGTTCAGGAAGCACATTTCTTGGGTAATTTAACAAGAGTCGTTGTAATTCTCTTTGCTCTTGTTATCTCACTTCAGCAGCTTAGGATTCAAGCTGGCATACTATCATTTGCACTCCAAGTTTCACTTGGTAGTATCGGTCTTGCAATCGGACTTGCATTTGGTTTAGGAGGCAGAGAGACAGCATCAAGAATGCTTGAGGAATGGCGCGATAAAGTAAGAAAAAAAGAAGATATTACTCAATAATAGAATAGAAAAGATGTATAGACTATGCCCCGCTTATTTTGCGGGGCATTTCTTATTAAAATAAGAATTAATTGTTATACTTATTTAAATAGTATTTATAATAAGGTTCTGGAATATAATCCGCTTCTCATTTATAATCTAGGAGTGATTTTTAGCGGGCGTTAATAGATGGAGGTTCCAATGATTGAGATTAAAAGAGCGCTTATAAGCGTCTATGAAAAAGATGGTCTTTTGGATTTAGCCAAAGCCCTAATTGAGCGTAATGTAGAGATACTCTCAACGGGCGGTACAGCTAAATTGCTTAAGGAGAATGGTATTCCTGTAATTTGTGTTGAAGATTATACTCAGTTTCCTGAGATGATGGATGGGCGTGTTAAGACACTTCACCCAAAGATTCATGCCGGGATATTAGCTAGGCGAGATAATAAAGATGATATGGTCAAATTGGATAAGCTTGGTATAAAAAGAATAGATCTTGTTGTTGTAAATCTCTATCCATTTAGAGAAGTTACTAAAGATGGAAATTTAGAGATAGATAGAGCAATAGAGTTTATAGATATTGGTGGTCCTACTATGATAAGAGCAGCAGCTAAGAACTATAAATTTGTGGCTACTCTCTCTAGTCCTTCTCAATACAAAGAGTTAATTGAGGAGCTAGGTAAAGGAGGAGGAGTTTCAGAGGAGTTATCTCTTGAGTTCGCTAAAGAAGTTTTTAATACTATGGCTTCATATGATAAGTCAATAGGCTCTTATTTGGGAGGAGCTGTAGATAGAAAAGAGGGGTTAGCTAGTAATATTTCAATTAATTTAGAGAAGAAGTCTGATTTAAGGTATGGAGAGAACTCTCACCAAAAAGGTGCTATCTATGATGTGGTTGGCGAGCGAGGAATATCAGATGCTAAAAAAATATCAGGTAAAGAACTCTCTTTTAATAACTGGCTTGATTTAGATTCAGCTCTAAGTTGCTTAGCTGGTTTTAAGGATCCGGCTGCAGTAATTATAAAGCATAATAACCCCTGTGGTTTAGCTATTGCTTCTGATATAGGAGATGCATTTATAAAAGCCAACGAATCTGATAGTCTCTCTGCTTTTGGCGGTATCATAGGGTTGAATAGAGAAGTAACTCTTAAGGTTGCAGAGGCGATAGTAGAGACAGGTTTTAAAGAGT containing:
- the purH gene encoding bifunctional phosphoribosylaminoimidazolecarboxamide formyltransferase/IMP cyclohydrolase, producing the protein MIEIKRALISVYEKDGLLDLAKALIERNVEILSTGGTAKLLKENGIPVICVEDYTQFPEMMDGRVKTLHPKIHAGILARRDNKDDMVKLDKLGIKRIDLVVVNLYPFREVTKDGNLEIDRAIEFIDIGGPTMIRAAAKNYKFVATLSSPSQYKELIEELGKGGGVSEELSLEFAKEVFNTMASYDKSIGSYLGGAVDRKEGLASNISINLEKKSDLRYGENSHQKGAIYDVVGERGISDAKKISGKELSFNNWLDLDSALSCLAGFKDPAAVIIKHNNPCGLAIASDIGDAFIKANESDSLSAFGGIIGLNREVTLKVAEAIVETGFKECIIAPSYSKDGLSILSKKKNLRIMELNSFSEDVALESLDFRKIRGGFLVQDRDLKDVGRDDLKVVTKKRPDDSEIDALLFAWSVVAKVKSNAIVLVKDFGDKTYATVGIGAGQASRVDSVIISIRKAGDRAKGAVLASDAFFPMADSIELAKEAGISSIIQPGGSIKDREVIEKADELGLAMVFTSIRHFRH